TGAAAGACACGCGTGTCTTTCCATGTTAAGAGAAACGAaggttaatattaatatacgatAAATAAGACATATATTCGGCCGCGATGTGCGCGGCGCGAAGGAAAATTACAGCAGAACTCGTCCTGATAATTGACACGCGTCACAGGAATCCGAATCAAATCGTTTTTCCTCGCCCAAGAAGGCGAGCTTGATTTTAATGTCCGGGTCATCtggtatataatttattgtcgATTCACTGCCATGCACTTACTTCCTGCCGTGGCCTTCGATCGTTCCCATAATCAGCCGAATCAAAGTCGACAggtccttttttctctctgttttttctttttactccGTACAAATTTATGTTTGTTTCTCTTAATTATTCCCTACGTGAAGAAATATTCGAGTACATGCTTTCAAAGTACAAGGGCGGTGACATTGTTGTTGCTAATTATCCTAATATGGTGACAAAATTACTCAGGTGCGTATCATGGAATCAATTGAACTCTTTAAtgagcattttttttttaacgagaaatTCAAGCgacaaagaataatttaattaattaaaatctgtttgttttttacttgcaatataaattaaaatatatttaaaaactagtCGTAAGGAGGTGCAGAACACTCAAAATTTCCAGCGGTCTCTTCTCCGTGACGATTGCGTGACCACGAGATCGCGTGTACATCCGTTATTTTCGGAGCACTTTGTGCAACCGTCAGGCCTCTCGAGATCCCGGTCTCCCGTGGGGCGATTTGCTTCGCGTTAGATTGCGGACTGATTGATCGAAATACCGATTTCATCGGATCTCGTGGGCAGTGGACCAAGCGGCGGAGCGAGTGACAAAAACTGAACGACGGTGACGAACGAAATCTCGAGCCCCGATCGGCACGAGGCTGGCTCGATAATGCCCTGCGGCTCTGCGGTCGATCGACGGGGCCCGCGTCGCCGATATTCGGTCGAATCGGCCCACCTATTTCTTCCTTATGAAAGTGCTccacttctctctttctcttcgacGTTGTTAGATAATGTGACGCAACCGAGCGCGAGGCCCGGTCTGTCGCGACACATTTGGCAGAGACGTGAATCGAAATGGCTCGAAAGTTTCGCGACGGTGACGAATGGTGCTCGtgattttcgttttctcgtcACCGTTTTCGTTGCTTgggggggaaggggaggaAATTTGAATATCCCAGAACAATtcactgagaaaaatattcattgatatttaatcgaaaaaaaaaaccaatgttatagtaacaaacggatatATATCCGATGAAAGTTGTATATCTAATGAGAAATTGGATCAAacatctttctctttcatcgaATAATCATGATTGAATCATATATTTACCGacagaattttatttgtaacaaaattaaccatcgaatacattatttaataagtaaatccGTCAGACATGCTTTTCCAGTGTTGATAATTATCACATAATTATGAGGAAACTAATATtctttagatatatatatatcagaagactataatataaatataatataaaaagtacaaaatacaCTAAtctatattgtatttttatgagataaaaaaaatatatatgtagcgcttgaaaatgttaattttaagataataaaaatcacgGAATTTACATTCTTAATTAGTAGATGTTATACTCTActaacatatttaaaagatttatttatatataaacggAGAATATTCGAGAATCGCAAACTGTAACTTGAAATACGGATGCGAAAATTGCGAAGGCAAGACGTGatgatatttcttaaaatattctcaACAATCTTTATTGTGTCTACTGTTAGTTTAAGAACCATTAAAATCACATTTCTaagcataataatattatgtgatCAATCTGTCATTCGTagatatgtttataatatcaattcCCATCTCGATAGTTTGgatttcttaaagtttattttttgccGCGCCTAATGACGCAAAACTTCTATCATCTCATCACGTTGAAGAGAagtctatattataattttctaatccaTTCTCGATTAATACCTCGCGAGAAATCGTTTCACTCAAGGACTGCGTATGAAAAGCTGAGTTTGGCGTGGTCAGTAATACACGCAGCCAAACGGGTGTGTTGCACAATTACACGAAACAATTACAccgatatatatttaaaaaaaacgaattgACTTGAAATATGTCGCAAGAGATAAACGtgaaactgtaaataaatatatgcgaCTGGCCTtctcttgattttttaaaattgctttCTTTATTTGCTtcataaaatggaaaaatcaATCTACTAAAAAGCCGTAatactcttttcttttatcaaaGAGAACAAatgcttaattttatttaaataataatgcaataatagttagaattatttaatgatagaACTTCTAAatgtgaaagaaaaagaaatattaaatattatttttactatttacatattatatccTAGCATTGCTATAAGTTGTTTATTGTCAttgtattaattgtttatttgatGTGGTTTAAATACAccaaaaactttatatacattgagaaaaagatatcattaaaaaacttattttactgaaatatctctttaaatataGCGAAATGAAAGTTCAGTCTTAACaaataaaccaattaataagaaaaataagatttcaCAGAAATGTAATACTTATTTCGTCAtcacaatcaaattttttaataaccaagtttttaatacataaataaacaaatatatatatatatatatatatatatatatatatgaagaaAACATTACACAAGTAACATTTGTTTGctgatatttcttttcttaatgtAAGCTTCTTAAATAGTTAATAAgacatgttttaaaaaacgtGAGTTTCTCTTTGTCTCATTCGCATTATGTCTTGAAACATAAAGGAAATCGGTGCCGCTGTAATAAGTACACCGAAGTCAAATTGTTTCGGGCCACTTCCGCGTCTTTGCCTAAAAAAATTGCTCGCCGCGATAAATCCTTCCAAGTGTCCGCGAACAATCGGGGGCGACGGGGGTGCGCGATCGCGAGTGTGCCGGCCAAGTTCAAGTGCGGTCGGCCGTCAACGCCGGCGAACTTTCAAAGTCCATCCAGGCACCAGGACCGACCAGGTGGGGATCCATACGGTGGTAGACCGGATCACCGGGTATATAAAGCGGTCGCGATCAACACCGCACATCATCAGTCTCGCTTTGGTCGATTCAAACCAACCAAATCTACTCAAGAATGGCGTTCAAGGTGGGTAGAGGATCGGCAAAACGCCGGGTCCATTAGACCGTGTTTGAGGTCTGGTGGACACGGTCGTACACTTGAGGGCAGGTTTACCTCATGGGATTCGTTTATTGGCCAATAAAATTTGCGAGTGAATATCGATTGAAATTGATTCTCTTGGTAAATTTTCAAGTGTACATAAAAACTCGGCCCGGCATTGATTTGATATTGTTAACAAAagtctttttataattgttagatCGCGAACAGTAGACTTACTAGTATTCTTTTGCAGTTGCTCGCTTTTGCCGCCCTCGTGGCTATCGCCAACGCCGGTGTTCTCGCACCTGCCGCATCCTTGGCTTACGCCGCGGGCCCCGCGGTCGTCGCCGCCCCCGTCGCCAAGGCCGTCGACGCCGACTACGACCCGCATCCTCAGTACAGCTACGCCTACGACGTGCACGACAGCCTGACCGGCGACGCCAAGAGCCAGCAGGAGACCCGCGACGGCGACCTCGTTCAGGGTAGCTACTCCCTCTTGGAGGCCGACGGCACCAGGCGCATCGTCGACTACACCGCTGACCCAGTCAACGGATTCAACGCCGTAGTCCGCAAGGAGCCTGCCGCCGTTGCCGTGAAGGCCGTTGCCCCAGTCGCCGCCGCCCCCATCGCACACGCCGCACCCCTCGCCTACGCCGCCCCGGTCGCCAAGATCGCCGCACCTGTAGCACACGCTGCCCCTCTGGCCTACGCCGCCGCCCCGATCGCCAAGCTCGCCGCACCGGCCGTCGCGGCTGCTCCTCTCGCCTACGCCGCTCCCTTTGCCAAACTGGCCAGCCCTATCGCGGCTGCACCCCTCGCTTACAGCGCGTCTCTAGCTAAACTTGCACCCGCTGCATCTCTCGCCTACGCCGCGCCCGCTGCACCTCTCGCCTACGCCGCGCACGCCGCACCCCTTGCCTATGCCGCGCAATACCACCCTGCGCAATATGCGTACGCGGCGCACGCAGCCCCCATCGCCAAGATCGCTGCCGCACCAGCCTACTCCTACGCCGCCCCAGCTGCCTACATCCACTAATCATGTTGACCGCGCCAATCACATTGTCGACTCAATCcgaacttatttatttttataacatgtaTATGTCTTTCTATGTGActgattaaagaaattacaCACATATCTAGGACTATTTGTTTGCGCGAGACCTCGCCAATTGGTTCCTgttgtattaatatatgtactgACACTAATagatgtacatatatatgtgttataGTTAacatttactataaataaGTATGTAGTATGTAATGCTGTATATATCATACTTACTATACTGGACGTACAATATTAGGTATTGTGgacatttgcaaaaaattaaaaataaacagaaaaaaatatcagttttcgGTTTTCAGTATGATACACGAAAACGTTAAATGATAAGGAATGTTTACGCAACGTGTATTAttgtaatcaattaaaaagacaaagacaaggattaaaagacaaaaaaaaacttgcgaCATTAATAACAAGTTTTATCCGAGACTGCAACTATTTAACGCACAAAATAAAGGACGTTGTCTAATTAAAAGTGGAAATATGActaatttgtacaataactGATGGAAAGTGTAACGAGGGAGATCACCTTGATCTGATATTGATTTTAGCCATCTTAAGCAAgcttaattgattttattacattgattaattttattgcatttataacGATCGCTTCGATCATTATATCTCTCACGTGATACCGGTTTTATTCGAAGGACCACacgtttatttcaatatattgcGATACGCCATATTCAAAatgtcttattttaattttcaatttctcaAATCTTTAAAGTTCTTTATGCCAGCAAAAATatcatagaaaaaaagtacttaatatttaagaaaaatatctaaaatttaaatttagttacgcactttatattatctacattcttttgtctttttctttttttataataatctctACAACCACtgttaaaatttgtaagtTGCAGTAAagttacacggagagaattttttcttaaaatttaccctcaaaatctggtaattagggataatgtgtgacctcgaggaattttaccatactctttagtaaattttactatacttttagtaaattttactaaaaagtgtagtaaaattcctcgactTAACACATTATcctacaattaccagattttgagggtaaattttaagagaaaattctccgtgtattattatatatcttataaattaaaaaaaaagaaatttaaataaagtgtttCTTTTGAGACACTAACTATTCCTCACCTACCAAACAGATAACGTTGTATCAGTGAGAAAAAAACTTACGTGTCATTCTTTATTTAAGCTTTAATTCTGTTACTATTTTGGAATTTCCGAGAAAAGAATGGCGAAATGATTAAAGCGATCAAAATCTAGATATCGAGCGATTACCACACGTGATATGTGCTAATCGCGTGCGTCATATGCGACATTCTAGCTCGCGATTGCAATTCGTATTGTTCTGTGTCGTCATGCTAATATAAATTCACGACACGATGTCGAAACTCGACTCGCCGCTGCCGTTTGCGCCGAATCTATTTCGCATCGTTTCGTGCGCTCTGATACAGCTCTTGCGATTCGGAATTTAAGTATCGAGAGCCCAGTCCCCGTGGCGATGTTTACGGTGTGCGACGTTAAACACAAATTTACGGATTATAAAGCGCGCGGACAGGACACTCTTAACTCGAGAGAGCAGAAATCCACCTCGTAAGAACTTGTCATCTTATTACCCGTTTCAATTTTCAGTTATATAACTTACAACTTGACGCAAATTTGCGCTTTTGTCACGTCGCAAAttattacacagaaaaaaaaaatgttgaatcaACAACATctgtgttaaaatttattttattaattctactaTATTATTAACCCTAGGTAGAcacctatatttttgatattttacgtAGACATCTATGGATCTATGAGaactttattgtttaataacaatgctttataaaaattttttttaaaaatgacagAGTTTTGAAAAATCTCTCGAATCCCAGAGACCTATAGGTGTCTAGCTAGACTTAATTAGATTAGTATGCCAtgcttttcttttacaaattgaaataaaaattcaacaatcTTTTCTTCTCAGTGTTCCTTATGTCTTCGCGAGGAAACTTTTAtgcgatttaaaaatatttcaagttccCTAAATTACTTATCATAGgaatcaattttaatagttGAATCGCAACGATCGTCATTCCCTAAAATGAAGAGGGAAATGGAAACTTCGAGGTTTCGAATGATCTGCCTCTCGATTCTGTTGGACTGTTGTGGCGGCTAATAGCAATGTCGCGTCTTCCCGAACGGGCCGCACGTGCCCTTGACGCATGGGGTAAACTTTCGCGCGTAATACCGTGGCGTTCGGCGTCACGTTATTTCTGGCGTTCTGGCCAGAATTGACCCACTTTCTCCGCTTTTCGCCTCGTCCTTTCTCGAACGCCTATACCTccccggcgcgcgcgcgcaaggaTCGCCGGCGCGGAGACGGAGCCTCCACTTTTGTTCGCCGGTCTCGATCGCCGTCCGACGATTGCAAAAGTGCCGTTGCATCGCCTAAGAACCGCGGGCATGACAATGTGGAAAGACACCGATTTTGCGAATGCAATGTCGCGtcccgccgcgccgccgccgccgccgcgatgACTCGCGTTAATTCGTCTCTTGGCATTTGAACCGGACGCGCGTTCTGCCGAATATAACTCTACCACACGACTACACTCGCCCAATTAGCGATCACAATGGCGCTCGGTTTTACTTCGAGCAGT
This DNA window, taken from Monomorium pharaonis isolate MP-MQ-018 chromosome 6, ASM1337386v2, whole genome shotgun sequence, encodes the following:
- the LOC105838237 gene encoding cuticle protein 21 encodes the protein MAFKLLAFAALVAIANAGVLAPAASLAYAAGPAVVAAPVAKAVDADYDPHPQYSYAYDVHDSLTGDAKSQQETRDGDLVQGSYSLLEADGTRRIVDYTADPVNGFNAVVRKEPAAVAVKAVAPVAAAPIAHAAPLAYAAPVAKIAAPVAHAAPLAYAAAPIAKLAAPAVAAAPLAYAAPFAKLASPIAAAPLAYSASLAKLAPAASLAYAAPAAPLAYAAHAAPLAYAAQYHPAQYAYAAHAAPIAKIAAAPAYSYAAPAAYIH